The window GGCGTATCCCGCGCGCTCGTTGCATATTCCCATCGGCCGAAACAGGTGCCAAGACGGCCAATCGAAAGGTCGAGCCGATGCAGATCGGCGAGCCGCAATGCGACCGCCTCGCTGGCCTGTTTGGTGATGCCATAGAGCTGTTCGGGACGCAGCGGCGTATCCTCCGTGAGCAAGCCGACATCTCGTCCGCTGGCGCCGTAGACCGAGCCCGAACTCAGGTGCAGCACGCGCCGGATGCCGCAAGCCGCCGCAGCCTCGACGGTGGCGGCCGCACCTTCGATGTTGACGCGCACGACCCCGACAGGATCGGCGATCTCACGGCTCGCACCAGCGGTGACCGCGGCGAGATTGAGGACGCAGTTGGCACCACTCTGACGCAACGCGATTTTCAGGCCTTGGGCATCGCGGATGTCCCCGATGACCTGTTCGAACCTGCCGGGAAGACCGGCGAACGTGCTCGCCGCATGTTCGGAAACCGGAAAAAGATCGAAGCCGATGACGCGCTCGCCACGCATCAGCAGCGCTTCGGTCACCGCCAGACCAACAAAGCCCGCCGCCCCCGTGACAAAAGCAGCCATCGGATCAGGCCGCCTTGCGAAACAGCGTGCCCCAGCCGGTGACACGGGACGGATCGACGCCTGCAATGATCAGGCTTTTCCAGATCACGGTTGCGATGGTGTCGTAGATGGGAATGCCGACTTCTTGCTCCAGTTTATCAACCAGCGGCGCCGCATTCAGATTGGTGCAGATCACGGTGATGGCCTGCGGTGCTCCCCGTGCAACCATCCGCGTCATGTCGATGATCTGCTGCGCCGTGACCTCCGAGAACGAAAAATTGTCTTGAAGTCCGAGATGCCGCTCGCCCCGACAGGCGATGCCCAGTGCGCTATAGTTGGCCAGGATGCGCTCCTGCACATCGTCAAGATAGGGCGTCACGAAGCCGAGTTGCTTGACCTTCGTGGCGGCCAGCACCTCGTTCAACGCCAGCATCGATGTTGTCGCGGCAATTCCGGTCGCGGAGGTGATCCGCTCGCACAGCCTGACGTCGGCTTCGAAACCGAGCCACCCCGAAGACGTGCCGTTCCAGCCGATGACGTCGACCTTCGCGTGCGCCAACAGTTCGGCCGCGCGCAGGATCTCACTGTCGTCAAATTGCGCCAGCGCGCTCGCGGACAAGGCGATCTCGGTGACCTTGAAGCGGGAAAAATGCACACTGACTTCCGGGAGGCCCGCGACCATCGCCTGGGAGACCGGCTCAAGAATGGTGTTGGACGAAGGCGTCAACATGCCGAGGAGAATACGTTTGGTCATGATCATTCCATGGTGAGGTGGCCCGCCTCGGCCCGTTCGGGCCTCAGCAAGTTCAGGATGTGGCGCTTGATGTCGTTGAACCGCGGGCTGGTGATGTCGCGGGGACGAGGCAGATCGATCGGGATCAACTCGCGGATGCGCCCGGGTCGGGCCGTCATGACCGCGACATGCGTGCCAAGCGTGAGAGCTTCGTCGACGCTGTGGGTGACGAAGACGATGGTGCCGGCATGTTTTTGCCAGATGCCGACCAGTTCATTTTGCATGTCCATGCGGTTCTGCTCGTCGAGCGCGCCGAACGGCTCATCCATCAAGATGACCTGCGGGTTCATGAGCAACGCGCGGGCAATCCCGACGCGCTGGTTCATCCCGCCTGACAGCTCGGATGGATAATGGTTTTCGAAACCCGTCAGACCCACCATGTCGATATAACGCTGCGCCGCCTCACGACGCATCAGCTTCTGGCTGCCGCGCAGCAGCAGGTGGAAGGCAACGTTTTCCCACACCGGCAGCCATGGCATCAGATTGGCGTGCTGGAACACCATGCCACGATCGGCTCCGGGCGAAGTGATCGCCCTTCCATCGACTGTTACCTGACCTGAGCTGGGCTTCTCGAAGCCCGCGATCATATTCTGGAGCGTGGATTTTCCACAGCCGGAGGGGCCGAGCAGACAGAGAAATTCGTTCTTCTCAACCGACAGGGTGATGTCGTCGAGCGCAATGACATCGGTCTTGCGCTTCAGGTCACGAAAGGTCTTGCTGACGTTCGAGATCTGGATTGTCGCCATCCTACCCCTCCCCGCCCTGAATCGTTGTATTGCGCTGCCAGTGCAGGACGCGCGCCATCAGCGCACGAATTGTCAGGTCGCTGAGAAAGCCGAGCAGTCCGATGCTGGCCATGGCGGCCA is drawn from Bradyrhizobium lablabi and contains these coding sequences:
- a CDS encoding NAD-dependent epimerase/dehydratase family protein, with translation MAAFVTGAAGFVGLAVTEALLMRGERVIGFDLFPVSEHAASTFAGLPGRFEQVIGDIRDAQGLKIALRQSGANCVLNLAAVTAGASREIADPVGVVRVNIEGAAATVEAAAACGIRRVLHLSSGSVYGASGRDVGLLTEDTPLRPEQLYGITKQASEAVALRLADLHRLDLSIGRLGTCFGRWEYATSARDTPSAPYQIVQAARSGIPAILPRPHPRDWFYARDAAAAVLELLYASTRRHQVYNLAAGFKWSIADFCARLQQLRVGFEWRFAQHGEQANIDYYMPYDRAAMAIDRLRGDTAFLPRYNLDEALADYLQWLGPAFDPVPRHGGTPS
- a CDS encoding maleate cis-trans isomerase family protein — translated: MTKRILLGMLTPSSNTILEPVSQAMVAGLPEVSVHFSRFKVTEIALSASALAQFDDSEILRAAELLAHAKVDVIGWNGTSSGWLGFEADVRLCERITSATGIAATTSMLALNEVLAATKVKQLGFVTPYLDDVQERILANYSALGIACRGERHLGLQDNFSFSEVTAQQIIDMTRMVARGAPQAITVICTNLNAAPLVDKLEQEVGIPIYDTIATVIWKSLIIAGVDPSRVTGWGTLFRKAA
- a CDS encoding ABC transporter ATP-binding protein: MATIQISNVSKTFRDLKRKTDVIALDDITLSVEKNEFLCLLGPSGCGKSTLQNMIAGFEKPSSGQVTVDGRAITSPGADRGMVFQHANLMPWLPVWENVAFHLLLRGSQKLMRREAAQRYIDMVGLTGFENHYPSELSGGMNQRVGIARALLMNPQVILMDEPFGALDEQNRMDMQNELVGIWQKHAGTIVFVTHSVDEALTLGTHVAVMTARPGRIRELIPIDLPRPRDITSPRFNDIKRHILNLLRPERAEAGHLTME